In uncultured Draconibacterium sp., one genomic interval encodes:
- a CDS encoding RNA polymerase sigma factor: MNTLYKNIHQEIIDQCKEGSQKAQFQLYKLYYKAMFSVSLRIVNDQMEAEDVMQEAFLSAFKKIETYKGEVSFGAWLKRIVVNRSLDCLKKRKVQFEEVNERTAQIAENQMDTLELDARVLKQAIQELSDGYRVVLSLYLIEGYDHEEISQILGISNSASRTQLLRAKNKLREILRGKEIFSYN, from the coding sequence TTGAATACACTTTATAAAAATATTCATCAGGAGATCATCGATCAGTGCAAGGAAGGAAGCCAGAAGGCCCAATTCCAACTGTACAAGCTTTATTACAAAGCCATGTTCAGCGTAAGCCTGCGGATCGTAAATGATCAGATGGAAGCCGAAGATGTAATGCAGGAGGCCTTTTTAAGTGCATTTAAAAAGATTGAAACTTATAAAGGCGAAGTAAGCTTCGGCGCATGGTTAAAGCGTATTGTTGTAAATCGTTCATTGGATTGTTTAAAGAAACGAAAAGTACAATTTGAGGAGGTAAACGAACGTACCGCACAAATTGCCGAAAACCAGATGGATACACTCGAACTGGATGCCCGGGTTTTAAAACAGGCGATACAGGAACTATCCGACGGCTACCGGGTTGTGTTGAGTCTTTACCTAATTGAAGGGTACGACCACGAAGAGATCAGCCAGATTTTGGGCATATCGAATTCAGCTTCGAGAACCCAGCTGCTGAGAGCTAAGAATAAATTAAGAGAGATACTGAGAGGAAAGGAAATATTTTCATACAATTAA